In Cryptomeria japonica chromosome 5, Sugi_1.0, whole genome shotgun sequence, the genomic window CCTCTGAACCACAGGAAGCGCCACCTCCAATCCTATCTCCATCCCATGGACATTTTCAATATGTGGAAGGTAAATATATATTAGTAGAATTTGAAAGTTTTGTTTGAGAGAATGTAACTAATAGCTGGCCCAGTTGCTACATTTTTATAGGCCCAGCTGCTTCATCTCCAAGTGTTTTCCCTTTCAAACCTCCTATGAAGAAACCAACTTTACCTCATCTGGAGATGCCAAGGAACAGATCAAAGAGACAAGCACCAGTTACTCTGGCACCTAAGAATCAAGGTCTCTAAATTTTCTTAATCATCCTTAAATGGCAGAGAGTCTTTTTTGTACAGATGTAAATTTGTTGCTCTCTGTTGTTAATTATATAGGGTATGTTGCTGCTCCTGCTAGTGTACCCTATGAACCGCAAACAGAGTACCGAGTAACACCCAAGTTGGCACCATCCATAACACTTCATTCTCCTCCATATTATCAAGATCATCAAGGTAGATATTCTTCCTacattggaaaaatattttgagaaacagtaattttatcataacttggtAATGTTGGATTACAGGTCCTagcatttgaaaaataaattgaatgaatgattcaataatcggatgattacttccaaggggttgagcttaattggttaaaacactgggttctcactgtggagacccaagttcaattcccaatagggacatctgaagtgggattctaagttgtgactcttggccttccataggatggggaaggtcttgggtcaatctaatcaaacataataatattaataataataataattcaaagatatgtaatggggatggggccccctactgtgtccccactggttcatagctccagtcaaaagctattcaggcttcggccaattaccgataaaaaaataaaaataataataatcggatgattacattgaacgatgtacacgtatatatagaggttacaagacaatgttctataaatagaactagttgttaaagtgaaatcaaataagctaaaaagctaaatatagcttaaaaagctaaataataaaaaaactaacttaaaaagctaaatagctaaataagtcgacaactaagatgactgctaaaaatagaagatgactgctaaaaatagaagatattaatattattttaacaccctccctagTGGTCATCTTACTCAATACCCTACGAAAGACACTGCAGGTGTTATGATCACAAATGCATAGACCATCTGTTGCTACGAagaccctcccaggatctgcagaatgtaaatgaccaagagtaccaaaacCCATCCAAGCTAATGTAGCCTTCACACGCAAATTAGAGATCTAGCACACACGAATTACTGaagcctgaaaccatgattttgaggaaaaaattagcAAACCTTTTTGCAGAAGAGTATTGAGCATTGTTTGCTCCAACAACTCCTAAACAGACTGCAAGATACCACAGTTGCAAATGTTCGCCCTGACAGGTGCAACCCAAATtgactgcaacaaagcacgatttttgaGGGAAAAACCGTCAAACCTTGAAATAGGAACGCTCGAAAAGAGAATTtatgattttgaggagaaaattgaaaaaccaagaagtttgaggttacaaatcatcgtttttgtggaaaaaaacattaaaacccagataactaaaatcttacgcgaatatcgcagattacagatgagataatttttaagggaaaattataaactctgcgaacaatttttgaagaaaaaatcgtgaaaaccctcccatgattttttgtggaaaaaatcagaaaaccgatagacaatttttcaagaaaaaatcgtgaaaactcTGGGACTTGAAAGACGAGGTCTAGCCTAAATCAATCTGAGAAAGGTAAcaatattcagatatcgtgaacatgcgctgtttccaggtgttgtagttgaggccactgaacttttgactgtgttccaacatgatgttggtcaaagatgccatcacaaaaatcgaggttgaacgaggtcaaccgagtgaaagcaagagacaaaagaatcggatttaaaaaaaaatcaaaatagaagcagctgttgaaaaaactgaaaccctagAGGAGAATTCTGGCTCAAATTCCAAGGCACCAATTTCGAGGTTTGGAaaaaacccaaaaattaaaattttctacaaacttaaaacctgaaatttttcttgaaaataatcagaaaaaaataataatttgcagaaaataaaaaaatacctctgATTTTTTTTGTAAGAGAAacagaaaaatatagaaaaaaattttcaaaaaaaaaataggggCAGAAACCCTAGGTCAAATGTACAGCATTAACAGTGCCCAGAAGACACCAAAATTCCCGACGTCTACAGAATTAGCAGAAATCGCGGACAGTTTTAAATTCCAAGGTAAATTcgctggcacaaaatttgaggcacggAAAATGAGGCACCCAAAAAATATGAGACCAACCTAAAaaactctcgaaaaacccaccaagaatcagAAATCAAAATGCAGATCTAACAGCTCAAAATTCGAGGCACGGAATACGATGCACCCAAAAAAATATGACGATGACCCAGTTGGGGTCTCggaaaacccaccaagaatttgcaaccagaataaaatttcgacttgaattgAAGgttcaaaaccctagtcgaaaattgcagaaactctaggaaaattttcaacttgcaaaaaaaaaaaaccgcccaggaagagaaaaagagcctgcttttttttaaaaaaaaaaacagttttaaaaaaacctcttcaataaatttgaaaaattttaataacaaaaactttcaaaatttttaatttccatgctctgctaccatgaaaaataaattgaatgaatgattcaataatcggatgattacattgaacgatatacacacgtatatatagaggttacaagacgatgttctataaatagaactagtcgttaaagtgaaatcaaataagctagaaagctaaatatagcttaaaaggctaaataataaaaagctaacttaacaagctaaataagtcaactaaaaagctaaatagctaaataagtcgacaactaagatgactgctaaaaatagaagatgaccattatagaagatattaatattattttaacaacatTTCCCCTTTTGATCCATACCAGATGAAACCAAGATTTCCTGAGGGCAACCAACCCTGGAAAAGTTTGAGACATGTGCCAGTGAGAACATTACCTGTGGCTCAAGGTCTGCTTATGGTTTCTTCTTAATATTTGAGCTAGAAATACACATAAATTATACTTTATGATTGGCAAATTGGTTGCCTTTGGTAGGGTCTGTGTCTTTTCCTCCGATTGCTCCTCCACCTGATCAACCCATAGGGAACTCAAGGAATACATTCACACCATCAATAATAATTTCTTCCCCATCACCTTATTCAGGAGTAAAAGGTAGATATGCTTTCTTTCCACAATCCTGAACTTTTTTCTATGGAGAATATTGTCATATTTTTTACTAATATGGCACTGCTCATTTATCTTTAGGGCATGTAACTTCTCCAAGCAATGAACATTACAGATCACCCTTGAAAAGGCCAGGAAAACTTTTAGCCCCATCACCAATTATAAGGTCACATTGGCATGCACTGACCATAATTCCACCTATAGATCAAGGTATCCGTTGCAAACATTCTTGATGTGGGTAGACATACATTTGATGCTTCTTTTTTTTGAAAGAGGTGAGTTTTTTACAGGGCATTTTTATACCCATCCTGCCCTTCCACCTGAACAACACAAAGGAAATAATGGTATTCTTCCATTCCttcattaaaaatattaacttCCCTTAACATTTTAAAAGAGATTAATGTAGGTATTCTACTTTTCTGCACTTTGTGAAGGGCTCCCATTAAGTTTTGCAGTGTCATTAATTCTAGCTATTGTTGAATGATTTCTTATATTTAGGACCCACAGCTTCTCCTCTAATCATTGCTTCCCAACCACCCCAGAAGCTGCAAAGTATAACTCGAACACTGCCTTCAAATAAAAGACCATGGAGGCATGCACCACTTGCAATTCCATCTGTTCATGAAGGTCTCTTAAAAAGTTTTATTTCTGGTTTCAATAGGTATATTCAATCTATGATTCTATGGATATTATTAAACTCTTGGTGCCTTTTTCCAGGATATATTCCTAGTCAATTTACTATTCCATCTGGACCCCCAAAAGTAATCTCAAGTGCTGCATCTGCACCACAGCTAATAGTTCCTACACCTCATAATTGGGTTGTGAAAGGTGTTTTTTTTTCTACTCTTTCTTTTTGATGGCAGCATCCAGAATTTTGGCAGTTctaaattttctattattttctTGTAGGGCCTGTTAGTTCTTCATCAAGTATTATTCCATCTCGAGCAGCCCAAAGGAAACCAAGCATCCCAGTAGCAGCACCACCAAACATAAGATTGCGGAATCATGCCCCAGTTACAAGTCTACCTATATTTCAAGGTCTATTCATGATTCCTTTGTATCTAGGATAGACTTGATTAATGTTACACTATAACTTATTGGATCATTGGTTGCTCTTGCAGGGCCTGTttcttcaccagtcaaatctctGCATCCCTCATCCTCTGCAAACTTTATAACTCCAACAGTCTCACCAACAATTATATCTCCTTTCTCTACACATCGATTACGGAAGCATGCACCAGTTGGAAGCCCACTAATTCAAGGTCtcctcttgattccattttctgTTTCTAAAATTATACTTACCTTACTCTAGAAGTCACTGGATTGTTAGTTGTTTTTTGCAGGGTCAATTCATTCTCCTGTTAGATCTACACATCCATCATCTCCTGGAAACTTGAGAACTCCAACATTGTCACCATCAATCATATTTCCTTCGCATAATCGATCAGAGAAGCATGCACCAGTTGCAACCACACCTATGATTCAAGGTCTCTTCTTGGTTTCATTTTCTGTTTCTAAAATTTTACTCATATTACTTCCCAGTTCACCAGATTGTGAGTTGCTTTTGCAGGGTCTGTTAATTCTCCAGTTAAATCTCCACATCCTTCATCCTCTGGAAACTTGAGAACTCCAACAGTCTCACCATCAATTATATTTCCTTCGCATAATCGATCACAGAAGCATACACCAGTTGCAACACCACCTATGATTCAAGGTCTCTTCCCGGTTTCATTTTCGTTTTCTAAAATTTTACTCGTATTACTTCACAATTTACCAGATTGTGAGTTGCTTTTGCAGGGTCTGTTAATTCTCCAGTTAAATCTCCACATCCTTCATCCTCTGGAAACTTGAGAACTCCAACAGTCTCACCATCAATTATATTTCCTTCGCATAATCGATCACAGAAGCATACACCAGTTGCAGCACCACCTATGATTCAAGGTCTCTTCCTGGTTTCATTTTCGTTTTCTAAAATTTTACTCGTATTACTTCACAATTTACTAGATTGTGAGTTGCTTTTGCAGGGTCTGTTGATTCTCCAGGTAAATCTCCATATCCTTCATCCTCTGGAAATTTGAGAACTCCAACAGTGTCACCAACAATAATATTTCCTTTACATAATCGCTCAGGGAAGCATGCACCAGTGGCAACTCCACCTATGATTCAAGGTCTCTTCTTGGTTTCATTTTCTGTTTCTAAAATTTTACTCATATTACTTCACAATTTACCAGTTTGTTAGTTGCTTTTGTAGGGTCTGTTAGTTCTCCAGTTAAATCTCCACATCCTTCATCCTCTGGAAACTTTAGAACTGTAACAGTCTCACCATCAATTATATTTCCTTCTTCTCCACATAATCAATCACGGAAGCATGCACCAGTTGCAAGCCCACATATAATTCAAGGTCTCTTGGTTTCATTTTCTGTTTTTCTAAAATTATCCTCATATTACTTCATACATCAATAGATTGTTAGTTGCTTTTGCAGGGCCTGCTCATTCACCAGTTAAATCTCCACATCATCTATCACAAAATCATACAACAGTTGGAAGCTCACCTGTGATTCAAGGTCTCCTCTTTATTCCATTTGCTGTTTCTCACATTATACGCACTTTACAAGTGACTTGATTGTTAGTTACTTTTACAGGGCCTGTGTATCCTCCAGAAAAATCTCCATATCTGCCTTCCTCCGGAAACTTAAGAACTCCGACTGCCTCGCCGCCAATTGTAATTCCTTCAGCTCCACATCATCAATCATGGAAGCATGCAGCAGTTGCAAGCCCGCCTACAAGTAAAGGTCCGTTCATGATTCCATCTTTTATTGCGAGAGTAATACTCATCTTATTTTAGTAGTCACTCAATTGATGGGTGCTTTTGCAGGGGTTATCAATTCTCCAGCTATATCTCCACATCCTTCCGCTCCAAATAAGCAATCACAAAATCGTACACCAGTTGGAAGCCTACCCTTCATTCAAGGTCATTTCTCTGTTCCATATTTGGTCTCTCAAATTATACTTTCTTTGCTTCACAAGTGACTGGATTGTTATTTGTTTTGCAGGGCCTGTTTATTCTCCAGAAAATCCTCCAGATCAGCCATCTTCTGGAAACTTAAGAACTCCAACAGCCTCGCCATCAATTGTAATTCCTTCCCCTCCACATCATCGATCATGGAAGCAAGCACCATTTGCAAGCCCGCCTATGAGTAAAGGTCTATTCATGGTTCTGTCTTTGGTCGCTTGAATAATATTATAGTACTCATCTTATTTTAGGAGTCACTCAATTGTTAGTTGCTTTTGCAGGGCTTATCAATTCTCCAGCTAAATCTCCACATCCGTCCACTCCAAAAAAGCAATCACTAAATCATACACCAGTTGGAAGCCTACCCTTCATTCAAGGTCATTTCTTTGTTCCACATTTGGTTTCTAAAATTATACTTTCTTTGCTTCACAAGTGACTGGATTGTTAGTTGCTTTTGCAGGGCCCGTGTATTCTCCAGAAAATTCTCCAGGTCAGCCATCTTCTGGAAATTTAAGATCTCCAACAGCCTCGCCGTCAATTGTAATTCCTTCCCCTCCACATCATCGATCATGGAAGCAAGCACCATTTGCAAGCCCGCCTACGAGTAAAGGTCTATTCATGGTTCTGTCTTTTGTCGATTGAATAATATTATAATACTCATCTTATTTTAAGAGTCACTCAATTGTTAGTTGCTTTTACAGGGCATATCAATTCTCCAGCTAAATCTCCATTTCCTTCCAGAGCACATCATCGATTGCAAAACCATACTCCAGTTGGAAGCCCATTTGTTTTTCATCGATCACCAAAGCATACACCAGTTGGGAGCCCACTTGCAATTCATCGATCACAAAAGCGTACACCAGCTGGAAGGCCACCCGTGATACAAGGTCCCTTATTTATTCAATTTTCAGTTTCTCTGCTTGTACTTACTTTACAAGTGACTGCATTGTTTGTTGCTTTTGCAGGGCCTGTGTATTCACCAGATAAATCTCCACATCTGCCATCCATTGGAAACTTAAGAACTCCAACAGGCTCACCGACAGTTGTAATTTCTTCCCCTCCACATCATCGATCATGGAGGCATGCACCAGTTGCAAGCCCGCCTACTAGTAAAGGTCTATTCATGGTTCCATCTTTTGTTGCTAGAATAATACTCATCTTATTTTGGGAGTCACTCAATTGTTAGTTGCTTCTGCAGGGCTTATTAATTCTCCAGCTATATCTCCACATCCTTCACCTCTACATCATCAATCACAAAAACATACACCAGTTGGAAGCCCATCCACGATTCAAGGTCTCTTCCTTACTCCATTTTCTGCTACTCAAAGTTTATTCACTTTACTTCACAAGTGATTGGATTGTTAGTTGCTTTTACAGGGCCCGTGTATTCTCCAGAAAAATCTCAATATCCACCATCCTCTGGAAACTTAAGAACTCCAACAGCctcaccatcaatgacaacccatccATATCATCAATCATGGAAGCATGCACCAGTTTCAAGCCCACCTACAAGTAAAGGCCTATTCACTGTTCTGTCCTTTGTTGCTAGAATAATACTCATCTTATTTTGGGAGTCACTCAATTGTCAGTTGCTTCTGCAGGGCTTATCAATTCTCCAGCTAAATCTCCACATCCTTCACCTCGACATCATCAATCACAAAAACATACACCAGTTGGAAGCCCATCCATGATTCAAGGTCTCTTCCTTACTCCATTTTCTGCTACTCAAATTTTACTCACTTTACTTCACAAGTGACTGGACTGTTAGTTGCTTTTACAGGGCCTGTGTATTCTCCAGAAAAATCTCAATCTCCACCATCCTCTGGAAACTTAAGAACTCCAACAGCCTCACCGTCAATGGCAACCCATCCATATCGTCAATCATGGAAGCATGCACCAGTTTCAAGCCCACCTACGAGTAAAGGCCAATTCATGGTTCTGTCTTTTGTTGCTAGAATGATAGTCATCTATTTTGAGGAGGCACTCAATTCTTTGTTGCTTTTGCAGGGCTTATCAATTCTCCAGCTGAATCTCCACATCCATCACCGTCAGGAAATTTGAGAATTCCAGCAGCCTCACCATTAAATAAATTTCCATTGTCTCCCCATCAAGCTCATGCAAAAGGTACATGTGTTCTATTCTTTCAGGTTTGTGAGGTCTATTATTTAACCGTATTCTATTAACTTACACTGATGATTGCCTATATATTGCATGTTAGGGTCCCCCACTTCTCCAAACATTTCCCCTACTCAACCGTCAAAGAAAAGACCAACAACACCTGTGGCACCACCGCCAATGATATTTCCTCCCCCGCCTCCTGGTCAAGGTGTGTGAAGTGGACAttatttcttgtttttctttaaAGATGGGTTTAGTTTCGGTTGAACTGTTTTGTGTATGAAAATTGCAAAATCTAAAATATTTTACTCTTTTAAACAAAGATAAACTGTTTGTCATTGGTAATGATCTATTTTGTGTATAGATTGTAGTTCAGTATCCTGTACTGCACCATACACTTCTACTCCTCCTGGTTCTCCATGCGGCTGTGTGAATCCTATGCAAATTGAGCTTGGGCTTGGTGTGGCACTCTATGCTTTTTTCCCACTAGTCTCGGAGCTCGCTTCACAGATAGCTGGAGGAACTTTCTTAAAACAAAGCCAAGTCAGGATTATGGGAGCAAATGCATACAGTCAAGATGAGGAAAAGACAATTGTGGATATTGATCTGGTGCCACTTGGAGAAAATTTTGATAATACAACCGCCTTGCTTATTTTTGAAAGATTTTGGCAAAAGAAAGTTATGATTAATGAGACCCTTTTTGGTGATTACTGGGTAATCTTTATCAATTACCCTGGTATGTACCTTTTGTTATGCAAGATCTAACAGTTTTCATATTTTTTAAACAAGTGGTCTTCATGATGAGAATATATCTTTTTCAGGGCTCCCTAAATCACCACCTTCTGCATTTCCACATACAACTTACAATGGTGTGCCTAATTCAAGTAGCAATGGATCAAGCAAAAAAGATCCTCTTGGAGTTGATGTAAATAAACAGAGCGATAAAATGGGAGCTGGGACCATTGCAGTTGTTGCCTTGTCTTCTGCAATTGCCATGATCATATGCCTTGGAACAGTTTGGATCATTATCTTGAAATGTAGAAATCAGAACAGGCCAACTTTGGCTGTTGTTGAGCCCACCCATGTACCATCCAGTACAAAAAGATCAGGTATCTATCCAATCACActatatttttcaaatattcctgTGCTGGAATAGGGAAGTTTTTGGTCAATCTCAAGCGCTGAGAGGCATTGCTTTCATATTTGGTCAACTATCATCTTAAGTTTTTGTCATTCTTATTTCTTTCTTCCTCCTTGCACTTGAAAAGCAACAGGTGGTGGTTCCATCCTGTCAGGAAGCATGGAAAGTTCCACATCAATGTCATTTGTTTCAAGTATGGCTACCTATACAGGATCTGCTAAAACATTCACTTCAGCTGAGATTGAAAAGGCCACAGATAGATTCAATCCTCAAAAAATTCTTGGAGAAGGAGGCTTTGGACGTGTTTATCAAGGATTATTGGAAGATGGGACAAAAGTGGCTGTAAAGGTTCTTACTAGAGATGATCAACAAGGAGGGCGTGAGTTCATAGCTGAAGTTGAAATGCTAAGTCGTTTGCATCACCGAAACCTGGTTAAGCTGATTGGTATCTGTACTGAAGAGCATAATCGTTGTTTGGTCTATGAGCTTATTCCCAATGGCAGTGTGGAATCGCATCTTCATGGTATAGTATTTCCTGTATAATGTACTATTTCTTGAGACTATAGTACgataaaaatcaacaaagtatCTTTACATATTTTAGGTTTAGAAGTGAAACATTGGGTGTGGGTTGAATTTCATTTCTACATTGTGGCCATTTGTATGGATTCATGTGCTAGCTGTTTGACTGCTAACATGCCACAATATCATTTTCTAGCTTAATAGACTTCAATGTTTCAGGTCTGGACAAAGAAATTGCTCCTCTCGACTGGGATGCCCGTATAAAGATAGCTCTTGGTGCAGCTAGAGGGCTTGCTTATCTCCATGAAGATTCAAGTCCTCGTGTTATACATCGTGATTTTAAGGCTAGCAACATTTTACTTGAGGATGATTTTACCCCTAAAGTAGCAGATTTTGGGCTGGCAAAATCAGCCTCTGAAGAAGTTAGTGGACACATCTCAACAAGAGTCATGGGGACATTCGGGTATGTAATGTAGATGCTTGATACTGCAAATTATATCTCCGCTATTTCTTGAATTCACCTATCTTTGGTGAAAGCAATTTCATTCATTTGTTTATTAACCATAAGTGGAGACAAGTACTACTCTTTCTTGGTATGCAGTTGCATTTTACAGGAGCTCAAATCATCTCCTGAAGGGAAATGtttctcttttggcatcattttccttttgatattatacatattgattttttatattttcccGAAATTGTTAAAACCTTTGTTAATTTCGTTGTTCCCATTGTGTCACTCATTTCTCTATACCTTGAATGCTGGACATACAATTTGCTTTCATTTCTCAGTTGTTTTActaattcatcttttgtgttttaGAGGATCAGAATTGgtctcttctatatatatatatgcttttttAAGATTCATGCAAAGCTGGATTTAATTCTTTATATATAATTTCTGCAGGTATGTTGCTCCTGAATATGCAATGACTGGGCATTTGCTTGTGAAGAGTGATGTGTACAGCTACGGGGTAGTGTTACTGGAGTTACTTTCTGGAAGGAAGCCAGTTGACATGTCTCAACCACCTGGGCAGGAAAATCTTGTTACATGGGCCCGGCCCCTTCTTACAAGCAAAGAAGGCCTAGAAACTTTGGTGGACCCAGCTTTGGGGGGCAATCTTCCTTTTGACAACATTGCAAGAGTTGCAGCCATTGCATCCATGTGTGTCCAGCCTGACCATTCTCATCGACCATTCATGGGTGAAGTTGTACAAGCATTAAAGCTT contains:
- the LOC131045786 gene encoding uncharacterized protein LOC131045786 isoform X5 encodes the protein MWQRVGFLLFLLFFSSPAYDVKKFQFVEDDLHNTSAQYYDQVSSCYRKGNPDKCKSFTVRSEIQRLRQILYTHSNRAASGGFRSPSSLCSGNVVLSSSTNLTSYNLVPSANALSSVVESPSVFSNKLQLKRQNWLFSLPLVHIPRRYLLAAPSLPVEPSMNPHTPNHIFRRPEMDNIPPLFSVATHYGQPQYLSPSGSYENQHFIRISSPSSGLSSIIYSPTISDGQEAPGSHMNKIQHLKAAPPLFPSSWPYTQPPLVSRQNLKHQMHQSAFHPVMPNPANPSSKWLSPSFFGAPSEVRPPVSHSWTSATPSGPVVSAPSTYGLGRSQDQPSMPGTALPRNMANRQAPVAMPPMSFSSPPNLFPSEPPMEKSKAPEVVPFTKFSPLGNKHDLKEPSVSPITSPNESPWKNARIPVTALVHKSSSSHAPASGQGYVSSPQISPAFVPSLKVVGYPPPIDLPSEPQEAPPPILSPSHGHFQYVEGPAASSPSVFPFKPPMKKPTLPHLEMPRNRSKRQAPVTLAPKNQGYVAAPASVPYEPQTEYRVTPKLAPSITLHSPPYYQDHQGHVTSPSNEHYRSPLKRPGKLLAPSPIIRSHWHALTIIPPIDQGHFYTHPALPPEQHKGNNGPTASPLIIASQPPQKLQSITRTLPSNKRPWRHAPLAIPSVHEGYIPSQFTIPSGPPKVISSAASAPQLIVPTPHNWVVKGPVSSSSSIIPSRAAQRKPSIPVAAPPNIRLRNHAPVTSLPIFQGPVSSPVKSLHPSSSANFITPTVSPTIISPFSTHRLRKHAPVGSPLIQGSIHSPVRSTHPSSPGNLRTPTLSPSIIFPSHNRSEKHAPVATTPMIQGSVNSPVKSPHPSSSGNLRTPTVSPSIIFPSHNRSQKHTPVATPPMIQGSVNSPVKSPHPSSSGNLRTPTVSPSIIFPSHNRSQKHTPVAAPPMIQGSVDSPGKSPYPSSSGNLRTPTVSPTIIFPLHNRSGKHAPVATPPMIQGSVSSPVKSPHPSSSGNFRTVTVSPSIIFPSSPHNQSRKHAPVASPHIIQGPAHSPVKSPHHLSQNHTTVGSSPVIQGPVYPPEKSPYLPSSGNLRTPTASPPIVIPSAPHHQSWKHAAVASPPTSKGVINSPAISPHPSAPNKQSQNRTPVGSLPFIQGPVYSPENPPDQPSSGNLRTPTASPSIVIPSPPHHRSWKQAPFASPPMSKGLINSPAKSPHPSTPKKQSLNHTPVGSLPFIQGPVYSPENSPGQPSSGNLRSPTASPSIVIPSPPHHRSWKQAPFASPPTSKGHINSPAKSPFPSRAHHRLQNHTPVGSPFVFHRSPKHTPVGSPLAIHRSQKRTPAGRPPVIQGPVYSPDKSPHLPSIGNLRTPTGSPTVVISSPPHHRSWRHAPVASPPTRLINSPAISPHPSPLHHQSQKHTPVGSPSTIQGPVYSPEKSQYPPSSGNLRTPTASPSMTTHPYHQSWKHAPVSSPPTRLINSPAKSPHPSPRHHQSQKHTPVGSPSMIQGPVYSPEKSQSPPSSGNLRTPTASPSMATHPYRQSWKHAPVSSPPTRLINSPAESPHPSPSGNLRIPAASPLNKFPLSPHQAHAKGSPTSPNISPTQPSKKRPTTPVAPPPMIFPPPPPGQDCSSVSCTAPYTSTPPGSPCGCVNPMQIELGLGVALYAFFPLVSELASQIAGGTFLKQSQVRIMGANAYSQDEEKTIVDIDLVPLGENFDNTTALLIFERFWQKKVMINETLFGDYWVIFINYPGLPKSPPSAFPHTTYNGVPNSSSNGSSKKDPLGVDVNKQSDKMGAGTIAVVALSSAIAMIICLGTVWIIILKCRNQNRPTLAVVEPTHVPSSTKRSATGGGSILSGSMESSTSMSFVSSMATYTGSAKTFTSAEIEKATDRFNPQKILGEGGFGRVYQGLLEDGTKVAVKVLTRDDQQGGREFIAEVEMLSRLHHRNLVKLIGICTEEHNRCLVYELIPNGSVESHLHGLDKEIAPLDWDARIKIALGAARGLAYLHEDSSPRVIHRDFKASNILLEDDFTPKVADFGLAKSASEEVSGHISTRVMGTFGYVAPEYAMTGHLLVKSDVYSYGVVLLELLSGRKPVDMSQPPGQENLVTWARPLLTSKEGLETLVDPALGGNLPFDNIARVAAIASMCVQPDHSHRPFMGEVVQALKLVYNDSDASNAGGSGSFSRGESSAHDTEVKDSSSQPWHHSMQYVPDSTSFVTIDYDSGPLETQGLEVERPLSASALMSNSGRLIRQLSGSFRRHSSSGPLRTNRSKESWYGIRDPERGSISEHGVKRHFDRGSDGDVHELWP